In Ferrimicrobium acidiphilum DSM 19497, the genomic stretch CCCTCAAAGCGCTAGCCAATGGGGGTATCCATGATCACATCGACGGTGGCTTCTTCCGTTACTCAACCGATCGCTTCTGGATCACCCCTCACTTCGAGAAGATGCTCTATGACCAGGCTGGATTGCTCTCACTATTTGCTACTGTCGCCGTCGACACCGACGACGAGGATCTACGATGGGTGGCACGACGTATTTTTTCGTTTGCCGTAGCCACGCTAAAGCTTGAAAACGGACTCTATGCATCCTCCACCGACGCCGATGCCGAGGGAGATGAAGGCGGTTACTACCTTCTTGGGGCCAAAGAACTCAAGGAGCTGTTAGCCGACGAATACGATACTTTTGCCCAGTTCTATGGCGTCAGCGCTGGAGGCAACTTCGAGGGTAGGAGCATCCTCCACCGTCCCACTGGAGCTAGCCCACAACCTAACTCTCAGGTTTCCCCTATGTTGCCAAAGGTCTCAAGCTATAGACGCGACCGCACAGAACTCGGGATCGACGACAAGGCAACCTGCGACGGCAATGCAGCTTGGGCGGCTGCCCTCCTCCGAGCGGGACGATTTCTGTCAGATTCTGAGATGCTCAACGAGGGTCTTCAGCTCATCGAGCGAATCCGTGCGATGTTCCGGGAGGGCGATGACCTATTTCACGTGAGTTACCAGCAGACGGCAAACATCGATGGCTTCGCCTCCGACTACGTCAACTACGCCGGCGGGATGCTTGAGGCGTTCACCTCCACCGGCGAGGTTCGCTGGATCGATGAGGCCTCCTGGGCGCTCAAGCGCGCGATTACATTGTTCACCAGTGCCAACGGCCCGGAACTCGCCATCGGTCGCCGAGGTGGTACGCTACCCTTCCAGAGTTTTGACCGCTATGACGGTGCCACTCCATCTACCAACTCACTATTTGCGTGGTTGACCCATAGGGTTGGCTTCATCACCGACGACTCAGAACTCCAGGAGACTGCAAGACAGGTGATCCATGCCTACTTGCCGCTAATCGCACGAGTTCCCGCGTCGTTCTCGATCCTCTGCTGGGTCCATACCGAGCTCGAGCTTGGCACCACCGAGGTTCTAATTCCTGGTCACGGCCATCAACAACTGGTAGATGTAGCGCTCTCAAACACTCGTGGCGATCTAATAGTGGTCCATGGTGATGCCACTCCGCTCTTGACTGGGCTCGAGAGCGGCTCGGCCTACCTGTGTCAGAACCGTGTCTGCCACTTGCCTACCACCGACCCCGCGGCCCTACGCAGCGCACTTGAGAGGATTGAATGAAACCGGTCGCTCGCTACCTTCTCCTTGGCTCGATAGCAGAGAACAGCCTACATCGTGAGCTAATCGTGGCTGATACCGCCAAACGTCGGCTCCTACGACTTCAACTCCCGGTAGACACCGAGATCGAGGCACCCAGCTACATGGATCTTGAGAACGCCGCTCCGACCTCCGATGTTGACCCAGCACGCCCAGAGCAGATCCGCGCCACTACCCTTCGCCGCATCAGCCGACCTCCCAAGTCCAAGCTTGTCGCAGCAGTTCTTGAGGAGCTCTCTCAAACCGAGGAGTTGCCTCCGCTCTTCCTCCCCGGTCCAAGCGTCGCCTACTCACGTTTCGACGCTTCATTTCCATCGGTAGCGAGCCTCGCTCTCCACGATCCAATTCTCGAACCTCAATTGGATGGCAAATTGCTGCTTGGGTTTGTCTGGCATGGGCGCCGCCATCATGTTCCATTCACCAAGGAACTCGCAGGCCACTTTGACGTCAACACCCAAGTGGGCGGGCGCAAATGGAAGCTCGTCAGGGATGGGATCCCTGCATACGCCGTTGCCGCCTACAGCGCCCCATTCGAAGGGTACTGCAAAAAGTGGATCGTCGCACTCTACTAGCAGCTGAGCGCCCTGTAGGGCTAGCGCGCAAACTACCGCGGCTTTACTCCATGTTTGCACCAGCTTTGGAACTCAGTGCCTCACAACCTAAGAGGTCAGCTCTGAAATGAACAACCGCATGATCTCTGCGAGGATTAAGTCAATAGTGGGACCTTCATAACTGCACCATCCGTTCCATAACGCCATCGAATTTTAAACCCGCGAGATATCGTCCGCCGTGCCTCTCCACCCACTGCACTTCAGCCCCACCCGAGCGCCGGTCACCCAGGTCTACCTGATAATGATCACCCAAACTGAGTCGTCGAGGTGAGAGAATGCGGCATCCCCCGAAACTGAGGTCTTCGAGATCCACCTCAAAGGATGGGGCGAGCTCGAACTCTTCCTGGCGCAGGTGTGCAATACCGTGTGTGGCCACTCGCAATTCGGTTCGCAGGGCTGGATTGGCCTTGCGCGCAGCCCCTATGACCGTCCGCGCTGCCGCGCCGGCAATACCTGCGCTCACCTCACGGTCGTGTCGTACCCAGCGAGGCGAGGAGGTGATCTTAGCCACGAGCTTGACGGCCTCGGCAGGGGGCAGCTCATCGAACTCGAAGCCGACCAGCAGGCCGTTGTTGGTTTCGCTAACCCACCGGCTACTTCCAGAGATAAGACCGATCCCGTCGATTGCGATCTCTCCCTTCTGCTCCAACTGGCGAGCTGCCTCAGTGGGACCGAACGCGTTCGACCACGGCAGGGCGAATCGCACGCCGTTGAAGCTGAGATCGAGAACTCTACCCTCCACGGGCGCGCCTTTCCACAGTCGCACTTCGACCGGTAAGTCGACCTCCGTGCGTTCGGTGCTTCGCTTGCGAGGTCGCTCGAGGCAGACCAGGATAGCCATCACCAGACCAACCAGGTTGTAGACGGTCCAGAAGGAGATGATCACCACCGAGCCAAAGTTGAACTCGCCCGGCGACAGCACGAATGCGTTGAGCAGCGCATAAAGCGACAGACCCAGCAGCACGATGTGAGGCGACGCG encodes the following:
- a CDS encoding thioredoxin domain-containing protein; this translates as MSAIPPPPTNRLAESSSRYLRQHANDPVAWQPYGQAAFDLADSLDRPLLLSIGYSACHWCHVMAHETFNKPEIADFLNNHFICIKVDREEHPDVDALYMEALIAQQGNGGWPITVFATATGVPIYCATYLPPYTSAHLPGLLPIAEKIIRLRDEQPETLLEASREYESALSSQHALPQTSDLELDSTLVLEQMITELWERFDPEFGGFGNQPKFPQPYVLDILWRSRRLADDPARVEKMVTTTLKALANGGIHDHIDGGFFRYSTDRFWITPHFEKMLYDQAGLLSLFATVAVDTDDEDLRWVARRIFSFAVATLKLENGLYASSTDADAEGDEGGYYLLGAKELKELLADEYDTFAQFYGVSAGGNFEGRSILHRPTGASPQPNSQVSPMLPKVSSYRRDRTELGIDDKATCDGNAAWAAALLRAGRFLSDSEMLNEGLQLIERIRAMFREGDDLFHVSYQQTANIDGFASDYVNYAGGMLEAFTSTGEVRWIDEASWALKRAITLFTSANGPELAIGRRGGTLPFQSFDRYDGATPSTNSLFAWLTHRVGFITDDSELQETARQVIHAYLPLIARVPASFSILCWVHTELELGTTEVLIPGHGHQQLVDVALSNTRGDLIVVHGDATPLLTGLESGSAYLCQNRVCHLPTTDPAALRSALERIE